The Labrus mixtus chromosome 14, fLabMix1.1, whole genome shotgun sequence nucleotide sequence TAGCACCCTTCTTCATTGCATAAATTCTGTTGGGGTAATGGCTTCATATCCTGTTCCTGGGTCAGGTCCCTAGATTTTtcctctgtaaaaacaaaagaggggTTCAATTACATAGAAACTGAATTTGACCATCTTGGTGAAAATCTTAATTTTTCTAGGTAAATTAAACTAGATCAAGACTAATAACTACTTTGACTAAAAAACATCTAATGAAACCAAATATTAGCATCTGCTATGCAAAGAAATATATCTGGTCGAGGTGGTTTGCAACTACTTTCTGTACTAACGTGACTTAGAGATAACGGTTTTGTACATTATATCTTCACATTGAGACAAACATCCAAACTGATCTCATCTCAAACTTATCAATCCATTGATGctttcacacttacacaaaactcctgaaaacttccagaAATTATCagagtgagctgcatgtttgaacacATGCGGCCTAATTGTTACCTCAACTCTACCCAGAATGTTTCCTGCCAGCTCCCTagttaatacattttctgtgtgaagtcagggtgagctggtgtgaggaggaagcaggaaatattcaaaaaaatcacatcctgCAGCCCAGACAATGTGAGAACAGATAATGACTGCTCAACTCACCCTCAGCTTGAGACACACTGCCATCAGCTGTGCGCACCAAGTGTGTGATCTTGGTCTTCCTTGCCTTCCTCTTCTGGCTACCAACTAGCATCTCCATACTAGTGGTGCCCTGCAAGTCGGGGCACATTGTGGTAACAGGGGCACATGATTTGGCTTTAGAAACTGAATCCAGTACACTGGGATCACTCTGTACTGCTGCTGTGGAGACAAGGTTCACAATAGATGTCAAAGACTCAACATTAGCACAAAGGCTGTGatgatttttaaacaacagTTCTTTCTACATTTGTTTAGTCTCAGTGTATTTAAaccagactttaaagtctgcacATGGGGCAACAACTTAACTTGATAATTCTCATGTCTTAAAATCTAAATGAGGTTCTCACTTCTCACTGGAGTGCATATACACTTGACCAACATTTTTTGTACGATTACTTTATCACATTTTTGTTTCCTGAATGACTTCTCTTAAGGCACTAACTTGTTGAACAAGAAAAGCTAAATGCAGCAGTTTTAACTGACCATTTGCAATTTAGCCAACGCAGCTTTTTAagtcttttcaactttttcaggTTCTTAAATCCCCTGACTTGATGCTTCAGGGCAAATGAAATCTGTGCGTTCAGATAAGCTTTGCAGCTCGAGTCTATGCATGATACACAGTGTAAAGATGAGGGACCAAAGTCTGACGACTAAAGAAGACGTTATGAATTCACATGGTGTGCTTTTAGAGTACGCTGACTTGCTAAGAAGGGTTCAAAAGACTTGAAACTTGAAAATCTTTCTTCAGAGTTTTTACTGGTTTTAATTGTTTGGTCTGCTTGTTTTGGAGAGGAGGAAACTTCTGCAAATAACTCAGCTCATTGGTTGAAAGAAAGAAGctgtgctaatgttagcattagcaaTGCCTGCAGCCCTTCCTGACGTCCCGTATCTATATCATTAAGTTATTTACAAGAAACATGCTTCATTCAGTCTGCATTACTGATGTTTACCTTTGAGGTGTAATGCTTTTTGGAAAATTTAACTCTTGCAATACACTCCATTGAAGTAAATAATTAAACTTCTTCACATACAGCAGTGttaaagaagcaaacaaaaatCCATTTAAATCGCAAAATAGAACGAGAATATTCACACCTCAAATAAAATGAGTTTATTGTCTGAACTCTTAAAAATTACAGTTCAGAATAAGTTTATATTGAAACCTCAGTAAATGATATTTTTGGAAttattctttctctttgtttgccTTGTTGTGCTCTCAAGCTCAGCTCTGTAActtcatatttaatttgtttcagATAAAATCCTGCAATGTTTGATTGCTAAAGGAAAATGAAGTTCACATCTCTGCTTTAATTTGCACAGAAACCAACATTTCTAATTCACCTTTTTCCACTGCATCTGGtttctcctttttgtgtttttgcttcctAATAATCTTGTGGAATGAAGTCTTTTTCTGAGATGGAGATGACCCTGAtacagcaaagaaagaaaagaaaaaagagcatGGAAATGCTATGTTATGGAGTCAGCACAAGAGTGAATAACATGACTCCACAAAAGGGTGCATAGAGGCTCATGGATGAAATGAACAGTTGTTTCTTTCATTAAGTGGAgaaatctttgttgttttttttgtaccttttacAGCTTTGGAAACGTCCTCTGGGACAGTGCAGCtgtcactcttcttcttcttcgccaCAGTTATCCCCTTCTTATCAAACGTCATGGGGCTATACTGGGGAAGGCTGTTAAACTTCCTCTCAAACTCCTCCTCCAGTTTCCCGAGGCTGACAAGGGGAATTAACAAAGTTAAACATATGATCTATAGTGGACATcaacattcaaaacaaagtgcAAAACCACAACATGTAGATGTTCCTACAGAGATCAGTGAAGTCTTTGTTAATGCCTGCAGGAGAAGCAATGAGAATATAGCTTCCTCCTTACTTttagaattgttttttaaaaaatgttaaatggtCCTCCTATACTCGGTATCTTGACTTTTAAAGACCAAATATGCTCAGAACAACAGAGGGATCCACCTATCTGATGAGGGAGCCCCCATATTtatctctatctatctttggggtggcagtagctcagtctgtagggacttgggttgggaactggccTGTGTGTAAGAAGCATGTCtctataaataacagagtgtaaacctgaatttccctcagggattaataaaggatatcaaaatcccccccaaaaaatatctgACTAGTGTAGTGCTCATGAGGCCTACCATCACTCACAGCTTCAGTGTCAGGGAAAGACACTGAAATTGTTCTCAAAAGTAGATCAAGCTAACTGACAACTGAGGCAGAGTTACCATGTGATGCAAATTTTAAGACAAAGGTTATGAATGGAGCTTTTTATACAGATAAGATCACCATCTGAGGTTGCTAAACTAGTAAACAACCTACGCCTGCTCTCTAACGTGCAAACATGCTCGGCAGGTGTAgggaatcagagagagagagaaaagtctgCTATTAAGTCTCTCCTCAAATCCATGGGATATGGAGCAATGAAATCCTGAGTGAAACTTTTTACAACAGGAGTTGTGTTGGTATAATGAGGAAAGAGAGTGTATAttaagagaggaagaaagtgtTTGTGGATATGAGAACTCCATAGACCATGCCCCTCCCCCCGTCAGCATGTATTTCACATGTATCCAGTTATTCTGTGGGAAAAACTGAGATGTGACAATTTaatctaaaatatattttaaaaaagattgtGTTTAACCGGTGTGAAGTGATTTGTGCACATCTTTTGAATTCTGGACTATGTATGACCTccctgataaaaaataaaattataaaaaataaaaagaatatcCATCTCTGTTCTACATAGACTTACCCCTGTGATGAGTCATCTTTAGACTTTGACTTCTTTAGCTTCTTGGGGTTATTAGGTCCCATCTGAGAAGTTGGCCAGCTGTCATCACTCCAGTTTGCATCGTGGTCAGAGGCACGGAAAGCGCCCCTCTTacctacagacacacatgtagttcagacaaacaggaaaacattatTCATCAAAATGATTTAACTACATGACACTGTAAAAAGAATGGGGTTATGTATGccttctatttttcttttgtcaagTGAATCAAATTTGATACCTCGGTCGATGTTAGCTCTCAGTGAAGTCAGCATCCCTTCAGAGACCAGGGTCTTATACAGAGCCCCTTTACAGCTCCGCTCGGACTTCCTGGAGCCGCGGTTCTCTGTGCTGGACTCAAAGGTCCCTTCACCTGAcctctcctttcctttgtcCTCCTCTAAGAGCTTTGCAGGTGAAGAGCTGCAGGGGGAGTGATCGGGTTCTGCCATGCTGCACTGAAGGTCTGTGCTTCCAAATGTCACTTCTTCTGATTCTGCCTTGGTCCTAACGTCAGTCACCTCGTCCTTTAGCTCAGCTTCAGAGGAGGTGCCCTGCCCTCtgttctcctccatctcctcctccatctcctcctctttgtctttgacCAAACTCTTTACTTTGGGCTTGCTCTTCTTTCTGGGCGTACCCGAGTTCCCACTATTAGGACTGCTCtggactttcttcttcttctcctctggctCCTTCCACACTCCTTTGGCCACTGCCTCGATGGTGCTGAACACACTGTCCACGTTTGACTGTGCAGGATCACACTTTTTGATGAACTTCTTCGCTGAGCAGGAGGCCTCACCTTCATCGTTCGACTTggctgtttcctttttcttgctCTTGTTTTTGACACGAGCGTTTTGGCTGCTGAGTTGTGTAGGCGTAGCATCAGTGGAggtagagagggagagcagaggtGAGAGGGTAGGAGTGGGAAAGGAAGGAGGACAGTTGTCATCGTCTGCTTTCTCCTCCTTGATCTTGGGTTGGGCTGCAGATTGCTTGAGAGAGGCTGAAGAGGAGCTGTCCTCAGGTTGAGATACCACTGTGTCCATCTTTCCAGCTTCGGATGCTAAGCACAtctaatgaaatacaaaaagaaagaaagaagatgaaCACAAAATGACATCACTATACACTGTTATATGGTTTTCCTCCTTGCAGAAAACTCATGAAAATCTCCAGatatgtgaatgcaaacagccacatttttagCTCGGacttatatatactgtatatgattctgcagaaagtctgagtgggctgatgtgagaacgcagcaggatattctccggagtaTTCCCCTTGAGCGAGTGGGAGGTGGTGGTTATGTATATTTACTATGACTGCTGCATGGTGAATAGACTGTCTGGACCAGACcgctaaaggccctgacacaccaagcagactgCAGAGAACTGGATGTGACGAAGGCCacctg carries:
- the LOC132988586 gene encoding HMG box transcription factor BBX isoform X1, with amino-acid sequence MTKAVADSSSSLIQHFHSFILQCGSTMKGGGRGKEPPVAGEVTGKRPKRKCLQWHPLLSKKTLDFSEEEEEEDEEELEKQPVLCGPDQGLQVQCGSTTEEVEEDSNEQRARRPMNAFLLFCKRHRSLVRQEHPRLDNRGATKILADWWAVLEPKEKQKYTDMAKEYKDAFMKANPGYKWCPTTSKPVKSPSCQPVSNPRKKVWSFSSNSAKDSTTAKKVPKADNMPQLNFAMADPTKMGGLSMLLLAGEHALTNREIPSSTKPSLPDTASEGNSYPGHEEEMMSGAMPNRAADVTESTVKSALSPPVEMSTSLSPEGKPCRQSALFQLAEMCLASEAGKMDTVVSQPEDSSSSASLKQSAAQPKIKEEKADDDNCPPSFPTPTLSPLLSLSTSTDATPTQLSSQNARVKNKSKKKETAKSNDEGEASCSAKKFIKKCDPAQSNVDSVFSTIEAVAKGVWKEPEEKKKKVQSSPNSGNSGTPRKKSKPKVKSLVKDKEEEMEEEMEENRGQGTSSEAELKDEVTDVRTKAESEEVTFGSTDLQCSMAEPDHSPCSSSPAKLLEEDKGKERSGEGTFESSTENRGSRKSERSCKGALYKTLVSEGMLTSLRANIDRGKRGAFRASDHDANWSDDSWPTSQMGPNNPKKLKKSKSKDDSSQGLGKLEEEFERKFNSLPQYSPMTFDKKGITVAKKKKSDSCTVPEDVSKAVKGSSPSQKKTSFHKIIRKQKHKKEKPDAVEKAAVQSDPSVLDSVSKAKSCAPVTTMCPDLQGTTSMEMLVGSQKRKARKTKITHLVRTADGSVSQAEEEKSRDLTQEQDMKPLPQQNLCNEEGCYSNPRAEEAEAARSMAPQELPAFFSLAALAEVAAMENVHRGQRGLADSQKKELAQTPVLISCADQ
- the LOC132988586 gene encoding HMG box transcription factor BBX isoform X3 is translated as MKGGGRGKEPPVAGEVTGKRPKRKCLQWHPLLSKKTLDFSEEEEEEDEEELEKQPVLCGPDQGLQVQCGSTTEEVEEDSNEQRARRPMNAFLLFCKRHRSLVRQEHPRLDNRGATKILADWWAVLEPKEKQKYTDMAKEYKDAFMKANPGYKWCPTTSKPVKSPSCQPVSNPRKKVWSFSSNSAKDSTTAKKVPKADNMPQLNFAMADPTKMGGLSMLLLAGEHALTNREIPSSTKPSLPDTASEGNSYPGHEEEMMSGAMPNRAADVTESTVKSALSPPVEMSTSLSPEGKPCRQSALFQLAEMCLASEAGKMDTVVSQPEDSSSSASLKQSAAQPKIKEEKADDDNCPPSFPTPTLSPLLSLSTSTDATPTQLSSQNARVKNKSKKKETAKSNDEGEASCSAKKFIKKCDPAQSNVDSVFSTIEAVAKGVWKEPEEKKKKVQSSPNSGNSGTPRKKSKPKVKSLVKDKEEEMEEEMEENRGQGTSSEAELKDEVTDVRTKAESEEVTFGSTDLQCSMAEPDHSPCSSSPAKLLEEDKGKERSGEGTFESSTENRGSRKSERSCKGALYKTLVSEGMLTSLRANIDRGKRGAFRASDHDANWSDDSWPTSQMGPNNPKKLKKSKSKDDSSQGLGKLEEEFERKFNSLPQYSPMTFDKKGITVAKKKKSDSCTVPEDVSKAVKGSSPSQKKTSFHKIIRKQKHKKEKPDAVEKAAVQSDPSVLDSVSKAKSCAPVTTMCPDLQGTTSMEMLVGSQKRKARKTKITHLVRTADGSVSQAEEEKSRDLTQEQDMKPLPQQNLCNEEGCYSNPRAEEAEAARSMAPQELPAFFSLAALAEVAAMENVHRGQRGLADSQKKELAQTPVLISCADQ
- the LOC132988586 gene encoding HMG box transcription factor BBX isoform X2, with product MTKAVADSSSSLIQHFHSFILQCGSTMKGGGRGKEPPVAGEVTGKRPKRKCLQWHPLLSKKTLDFSEEEEEEDEEELEKPVLCGPDQGLQVQCGSTTEEVEEDSNEQRARRPMNAFLLFCKRHRSLVRQEHPRLDNRGATKILADWWAVLEPKEKQKYTDMAKEYKDAFMKANPGYKWCPTTSKPVKSPSCQPVSNPRKKVWSFSSNSAKDSTTAKKVPKADNMPQLNFAMADPTKMGGLSMLLLAGEHALTNREIPSSTKPSLPDTASEGNSYPGHEEEMMSGAMPNRAADVTESTVKSALSPPVEMSTSLSPEGKPCRQSALFQLAEMCLASEAGKMDTVVSQPEDSSSSASLKQSAAQPKIKEEKADDDNCPPSFPTPTLSPLLSLSTSTDATPTQLSSQNARVKNKSKKKETAKSNDEGEASCSAKKFIKKCDPAQSNVDSVFSTIEAVAKGVWKEPEEKKKKVQSSPNSGNSGTPRKKSKPKVKSLVKDKEEEMEEEMEENRGQGTSSEAELKDEVTDVRTKAESEEVTFGSTDLQCSMAEPDHSPCSSSPAKLLEEDKGKERSGEGTFESSTENRGSRKSERSCKGALYKTLVSEGMLTSLRANIDRGKRGAFRASDHDANWSDDSWPTSQMGPNNPKKLKKSKSKDDSSQGLGKLEEEFERKFNSLPQYSPMTFDKKGITVAKKKKSDSCTVPEDVSKAVKGSSPSQKKTSFHKIIRKQKHKKEKPDAVEKAAVQSDPSVLDSVSKAKSCAPVTTMCPDLQGTTSMEMLVGSQKRKARKTKITHLVRTADGSVSQAEEEKSRDLTQEQDMKPLPQQNLCNEEGCYSNPRAEEAEAARSMAPQELPAFFSLAALAEVAAMENVHRGQRGLADSQKKELAQTPVLISCADQ